Proteins from a genomic interval of Gammaproteobacteria bacterium:
- a CDS encoding ammonium transporter, translating into MWTGAGFAEGPLDTPADIAWTIVAAALVFFMQAGFALLEGGMVRAKNAVNVIMKNYSDMCFGVIAYWAIGYGLMFGATENGWFGLDHYLPDLQSGVEATHFIFQLMFAATAATIVSGAVAERMRFGPYVVASMIITGVIYAVYGAWAWGSFYDGSGWLVDMGFIDFAGSTVVHSIGGWCALAGVIVLGPRLGRFAPDGTPRDIPGHNLPYIALGGFILWLGWFGFNGGSTLSASAEVGIICVNTHLAGAAGFIGALLMQRLLRKPILMTAAVNGAIGGLVAITSPCATTVPMFALVIGLVAGGITVLGVMLLERFRLDDVVGAVSVHGFCGAWGTLSAALFYRGDLFDLARIQVQLIGIGAAFLWSFPTALLTFWVVKKMFGLRAPTLHEQRGLDFTEHYEIGYPEFQRDLTHAGKD; encoded by the coding sequence ATGTGGACAGGCGCGGGGTTCGCGGAAGGACCGCTGGACACCCCTGCCGACATTGCGTGGACGATCGTTGCGGCCGCACTGGTGTTCTTCATGCAGGCCGGTTTCGCCCTGCTCGAAGGCGGCATGGTGCGGGCCAAGAACGCCGTCAACGTGATCATGAAGAACTATTCGGACATGTGCTTCGGCGTGATCGCGTACTGGGCGATCGGCTATGGCCTGATGTTCGGCGCCACCGAGAATGGCTGGTTCGGGCTTGACCACTACCTCCCGGACCTGCAGTCGGGCGTGGAGGCCACGCACTTTATCTTTCAGCTGATGTTCGCCGCCACGGCCGCGACGATCGTGTCCGGCGCCGTTGCCGAGCGCATGCGCTTCGGCCCCTACGTGGTGGCCTCGATGATCATCACCGGCGTGATCTATGCCGTCTACGGCGCCTGGGCCTGGGGTAGCTTCTATGACGGCTCCGGCTGGCTGGTCGACATGGGCTTCATCGACTTCGCCGGATCGACCGTGGTGCATTCGATCGGCGGCTGGTGCGCGCTGGCCGGCGTGATCGTGCTGGGTCCGCGACTCGGCCGCTTCGCGCCCGACGGTACGCCGCGCGACATACCGGGACACAACCTGCCGTACATCGCCCTGGGCGGCTTCATCCTGTGGCTGGGCTGGTTCGGCTTCAACGGCGGCTCGACACTGTCTGCCAGCGCCGAGGTCGGCATCATTTGCGTGAACACGCACCTCGCCGGCGCCGCGGGTTTCATCGGCGCCTTGCTGATGCAGCGGCTGTTACGAAAACCAATCCTGATGACCGCTGCCGTCAACGGCGCCATCGGCGGTCTGGTTGCGATCACCTCACCCTGCGCCACGACCGTGCCGATGTTCGCGCTGGTGATCGGCCTGGTGGCCGGCGGGATCACGGTGCTGGGCGTGATGCTGCTCGAACGGTTCCGACTCGACGACGTGGTCGGCGCGGTATCGGTGCATGGTTTCTGCGGCGCCTGGGGCACGCTGTCGGCCGCGCTGTTCTATCGCGGCGATCTGTTCGATCTGGCACGCATCCAGGTTCAGTTGATCGGAATCGGCGCCGCATTCCTGTGGAGCTTTCCGACCGCCCTGCTGACCTTCTGGGTGGTGAAGAAAATGTTCGGCCTGCGCGCACCGACGCTGCACGAGCAACGCGGCCTGGACTTCACCGAGCACTACGAAATCGGCTATCCCGAATTCCAGCGCGACCTCACACACGCGGGCAAGGACTGA